The Hymenobacter oligotrophus genome has a window encoding:
- the fbaA gene encoding class II fructose-bisphosphate aldolase, which translates to MSNTAVTTLRAGVLHGDEVQQLFEYAKANGFALPAVNVTGTDTVNAVLETAAAVSSPVIIQFSNGGAQFFAGKGAPNDKQQASIAGAVSGAMHVHQMAELYGVPVILHTDHAAKKLLPWIDGMLEAGEKYFAQHGRPLFSSHMIDLSEEPIEENIEICKEYLARMDKLGMTLEIELGVTGGEEDGVDNSGVDSSKLYTQPSEVAYAYEELLKVSPRFTIAAAFGNVHGVYKPGNVKLQPVILKNSQEYVKEKFGLQEALPINFVFHGGSGSSQEEIREAISYGAIKMNIDTDLQWAFWDGIKNFYKKNEAYLQGQIGNPTGDDAPNKKYYDPRVWLREGEKTFVERLKQAFDDLNALNRRP; encoded by the coding sequence ATGAGTAACACTGCCGTTACCACCCTGCGCGCCGGCGTTCTGCACGGCGACGAGGTTCAACAGCTGTTCGAATACGCCAAGGCGAACGGCTTTGCCCTGCCCGCCGTCAACGTAACGGGTACCGACACGGTAAACGCCGTGCTCGAAACCGCCGCGGCCGTCAGCTCGCCGGTTATCATTCAGTTCTCGAACGGTGGTGCGCAGTTCTTCGCCGGTAAGGGTGCGCCCAACGACAAGCAGCAGGCCAGCATTGCCGGCGCTGTTTCGGGGGCTATGCACGTGCACCAAATGGCCGAGCTGTACGGCGTGCCCGTAATTCTGCACACCGACCACGCCGCCAAAAAGCTGCTGCCCTGGATCGACGGCATGCTCGAGGCTGGCGAAAAGTACTTCGCCCAGCACGGCCGCCCGCTGTTCAGCTCGCACATGATCGACTTGTCGGAGGAGCCGATTGAGGAGAACATCGAGATCTGCAAGGAGTACCTGGCCCGCATGGATAAGCTGGGCATGACGCTGGAAATCGAGCTGGGCGTAACCGGCGGCGAGGAAGACGGCGTCGACAACTCCGGTGTTGATTCGAGCAAGCTGTACACCCAGCCTTCGGAAGTGGCCTACGCCTACGAGGAACTGCTGAAGGTGAGCCCGCGCTTTACCATTGCCGCTGCTTTCGGCAACGTGCACGGCGTGTACAAGCCCGGCAACGTAAAGCTGCAGCCCGTTATCCTGAAGAACTCGCAGGAGTACGTGAAGGAGAAGTTTGGCTTGCAGGAGGCCCTGCCGATCAACTTCGTGTTCCACGGCGGCTCGGGCTCGTCGCAGGAAGAAATCCGCGAGGCCATCAGCTACGGCGCTATCAAAATGAACATCGACACCGACTTGCAGTGGGCGTTCTGGGACGGCATCAAGAACTTCTATAAGAAGAATGAAGCCTACCTGCAAGGCCAGATCGGCAACCCCACCGGCGACGACGCCCCCAACAAGAAATACTACGATCCGCGCGTGTGGCTGCGCGAAGGCGAAAAGACGTTCGTGGAGCGCCTCAAGCAAGCCTTCGACGACCTGAACGCCCTGAACCGCCGGCCCTAG
- the lgt gene encoding prolipoprotein diacylglyceryl transferase: MLAYITWDISPILAQLGPLTLRWYGLLFALGFIIGSFILTHIYKAERVSPRWVDVITIYMLIGTVLGARLGHVFFYDADYYLAHPGEILKIWEGGLASHGATIGILLAVWLFARNNKFDYLWVLDRIVIVVATGGMCIRLGNLMNSEIIGRQTDVPWAFKFARYNEIHHVAGNIPNELRHPTQIYEALFCLFLFVLLYWLWNRYKEQTPRGLLFGLFVTLLFTFRLLVEFLKENQEAFEDRLPLNMGQLLSIPLILVGLYVLFTAKKRPGRPEDAPRDLGSEATANTNKPLPVQMKR; the protein is encoded by the coding sequence ATGCTTGCTTATATCACCTGGGATATTTCGCCCATTTTGGCCCAGCTCGGGCCGCTCACGCTGCGTTGGTACGGCCTGCTGTTTGCGTTGGGCTTCATCATCGGCTCGTTCATCCTCACGCACATCTACAAAGCCGAGCGGGTGTCGCCGCGTTGGGTCGATGTCATTACCATTTACATGCTCATCGGCACGGTGCTGGGCGCACGCCTCGGGCACGTGTTCTTTTACGACGCCGATTATTACCTGGCGCACCCCGGCGAAATCCTGAAGATTTGGGAAGGCGGCTTGGCCAGCCACGGCGCCACCATCGGTATTTTGCTGGCTGTGTGGCTGTTTGCGCGCAACAACAAGTTCGATTACCTGTGGGTGCTCGACCGCATTGTGATTGTGGTGGCCACGGGCGGCATGTGCATTCGCCTGGGCAACCTGATGAATTCCGAAATCATCGGCCGCCAAACCGACGTGCCGTGGGCGTTTAAGTTTGCGCGCTACAACGAAATTCACCACGTGGCCGGCAACATCCCGAACGAACTGCGCCACCCCACCCAGATTTACGAGGCGCTGTTTTGCCTGTTTCTGTTTGTGCTGCTGTATTGGCTCTGGAACCGCTACAAAGAGCAAACCCCGCGCGGTTTGTTGTTCGGCTTGTTCGTAACGCTGCTCTTCACGTTCCGCCTGCTGGTGGAGTTCCTGAAGGAAAACCAAGAAGCTTTCGAAGACCGGCTGCCCCTGAACATGGGCCAGCTGCTGAGCATTCCGCTGATTTTGGTGGGGCTGTACGTGCTCTTCACGGCCAAAAAACGCCCTGGCCGCCCCGAAGATGCCCCGCGCGACCTGGGTTCGGAGGCCACCGCCAACACCAACAAGCCACTGCCCGTGCAGATGAAACGATAG
- the nadE gene encoding NAD(+) synthase: MRLAGAALNQTPIDWQNNLRNIQEAIQQAQDAQVELLCLPELCLTGYGCEDLFLHDWLSEAALGYLQQVRQWCTDPNMVVCVGLPVRLSGQTYNTACVIRNREVLGFAAKQFLANDGVHYEPRFFTSWRPGTTGTFSYQGEEYTIGDLVFEHLGVRFGFEICEDAWRPAADRPAGRLKPRGVQLIVNPSASHFAMSKTDVRYQLVLKGSRDYQVTYLYANLLGNEAGRITYDGEILIARNGQLIKRNQLLSFKNVDLEYADVDFSRETAVTQEITPLPTPDEYRELNQALSLALFDYLRKARSKGFVLSLSGGADSCMCAVGVAEMVRLGVQELGVEEFMRKAGNFSDDDIRVAVAQGQLPGAAPIEAAATSDAGTRVQAVSHPAEQVTGHERLTLNQQLTRRLLTCAYQGTVNSSDDTYLSAKEVAENVGAVFFSWDIDQEVKGYTHKIEQALGRELTWKTDDLTLQNIQARVRAPSIWMLANVQNCLLITTSNRSEAAVGYCTMDGDTAGSISPIAGVDKAFVKQWLVWAEAELGYPGLHRVNNLAPTAELRPLEDKQTDERDLMPYPLLNRIERLAFYERLSPQQVLERLGAEVDNVEAEQLKTYVQRFYQLWSRNQWKRERYAPSFHLDDYNLDPRSWLRFPILSGGFADELKAL, encoded by the coding sequence ATGCGACTTGCCGGTGCTGCCCTCAACCAAACGCCCATTGATTGGCAAAACAACCTGCGCAACATCCAAGAAGCCATTCAACAGGCCCAGGATGCGCAAGTAGAGCTGTTGTGCCTGCCCGAGCTGTGCCTTACGGGCTACGGCTGCGAGGATTTGTTTTTGCACGATTGGCTGAGCGAGGCGGCCCTAGGTTACTTGCAGCAGGTGCGCCAGTGGTGCACCGACCCCAACATGGTGGTGTGCGTAGGCTTACCCGTGCGCCTGAGCGGCCAAACGTATAACACGGCCTGCGTAATTCGCAACCGCGAGGTATTGGGTTTTGCGGCCAAGCAGTTTCTGGCCAACGACGGCGTGCACTACGAGCCTCGGTTTTTTACCTCGTGGCGGCCCGGTACCACGGGTACGTTCAGCTACCAAGGCGAGGAGTACACCATCGGCGACTTGGTGTTTGAGCACCTGGGCGTGCGGTTTGGCTTTGAAATATGCGAGGACGCTTGGCGCCCCGCTGCCGACCGACCCGCCGGCCGCCTGAAACCCAGGGGCGTGCAACTGATCGTGAACCCATCGGCCTCGCACTTTGCCATGAGCAAAACCGACGTGCGCTATCAACTGGTGCTGAAAGGCTCGCGCGATTACCAGGTGACGTACCTCTACGCCAACCTGCTCGGCAACGAGGCCGGCCGCATTACCTACGACGGCGAAATCCTGATTGCGCGCAACGGCCAGCTCATCAAGCGCAACCAGCTGCTGAGCTTCAAGAACGTAGACCTGGAGTATGCCGACGTTGATTTCAGCCGGGAGACTGCCGTTACACAGGAAATTACCCCGCTGCCTACGCCCGACGAGTACCGCGAGCTAAACCAAGCCCTGAGCCTGGCCCTGTTCGATTACCTGCGCAAAGCACGCAGCAAAGGCTTTGTGCTGAGCCTTTCGGGCGGTGCCGACTCGTGCATGTGCGCCGTAGGGGTGGCCGAAATGGTGCGCCTGGGCGTGCAGGAGCTTGGCGTGGAGGAGTTTATGCGCAAAGCCGGCAATTTCTCCGACGACGACATTCGGGTTGCCGTGGCGCAGGGGCAGCTGCCGGGCGCCGCGCCCATCGAGGCCGCTGCCACCTCCGATGCCGGCACGCGCGTGCAGGCGGTGTCGCACCCTGCCGAGCAGGTTACCGGCCACGAGCGCCTCACGCTCAACCAGCAGCTTACGCGCCGGCTGCTTACTTGCGCGTACCAAGGCACCGTCAACTCCTCCGACGATACGTACCTCTCGGCCAAGGAGGTAGCCGAGAACGTGGGCGCCGTGTTTTTCAGCTGGGATATCGACCAGGAAGTAAAGGGCTATACCCACAAAATCGAGCAGGCCCTAGGTCGGGAGCTAACGTGGAAAACCGACGACCTCACGCTGCAGAACATTCAGGCCCGGGTGCGCGCCCCCAGCATATGGATGCTGGCCAACGTGCAAAACTGCCTGCTGATTACCACCTCCAACCGCTCCGAAGCAGCCGTGGGCTACTGCACCATGGACGGCGACACCGCGGGCAGCATTTCGCCCATTGCCGGCGTCGATAAGGCGTTTGTGAAGCAGTGGCTGGTGTGGGCCGAAGCCGAGCTGGGCTACCCCGGCCTGCACCGCGTAAACAACCTGGCGCCCACCGCCGAGCTGCGCCCCCTCGAAGACAAACAAACCGACGAGCGCGACCTGATGCCGTACCCGCTGCTCAACCGCATCGAGCGGCTGGCGTTCTACGAGCGCCTCAGTCCGCAGCAGGTGCTGGAGCGCCTAGGTGCCGAGGTCGACAACGTGGAGGCGGAGCAGCTGAAAACATACGTGCAGCGCTTTTACCAGCTCTGGAGCCGCAACCAGTGGAAGCGTGAGCGGTACGCGCCCTCGTTTCACCTCGACGACTACAACCTCGACCCGCGCTCCTGGCTGCGCTTCCCCATTTTGAGCGGCGGTTTTGCCGACGAGCTGAAAGCCCTGTAG
- the rnc gene encoding ribonuclease III, translating to MVQRSGRTLPLFGFFRRLLGHDRQFRQAIASVTGRAPGNVRLYRLAFTHASMVRQQPGQTRHLSNERLEFLGDAVLGAVVAEFLFRKFPYEPEGFLTEVRSRIVNRESMNQLALKIGLDALVQLDAGQSRSARSRSVNGNALEALVGAVYLDHGYEAARQFVLKRLIRPFVDVKALVSTTANFKSKLIEWAQRHGKAVRYELNGEQRTGGVMEFSATVLIDDEAVATGMGLSKKQAEQQAAERALDALGM from the coding sequence ATGGTACAGCGCAGCGGCCGTACGCTCCCGCTGTTCGGTTTCTTTCGCCGTTTGCTCGGCCACGACCGTCAGTTTCGGCAAGCCATTGCTTCCGTAACGGGCCGTGCGCCGGGCAACGTGCGTTTGTACCGGCTGGCATTTACGCACGCTTCCATGGTGCGGCAGCAACCCGGCCAAACCCGGCACCTCTCGAACGAGCGGCTGGAGTTTTTGGGCGATGCCGTGCTGGGCGCAGTGGTGGCCGAATTCCTGTTTCGCAAGTTTCCGTACGAGCCCGAAGGCTTCCTAACGGAGGTACGCTCGCGCATCGTCAACCGCGAAAGCATGAACCAACTGGCCCTCAAAATTGGTCTCGATGCGCTGGTGCAGCTCGATGCCGGCCAGAGCCGCTCTGCCCGCTCGCGTTCCGTAAACGGCAACGCCCTGGAGGCCTTGGTGGGCGCCGTTTACCTCGACCACGGCTACGAAGCCGCCCGACAGTTTGTGCTGAAGCGCCTGATTCGTCCGTTCGTGGATGTGAAGGCGCTGGTGAGCACCACGGCCAATTTCAAGAGTAAGCTGATTGAGTGGGCCCAGCGCCACGGCAAAGCCGTGCGCTACGAGCTGAACGGTGAGCAGCGCACCGGCGGCGTAATGGAGTTTTCGGCCACGGTGCTGATTGACGACGAGGCCGTGGCTACGGGCATGGGCCTCTCGAAAAAGCAAGCCGAGCAACAAGCCGCCGAGCGTGCGTTGGATGCCCTAGGTATGTAG
- the fabF gene encoding beta-ketoacyl-ACP synthase II, with amino-acid sequence MALRRVVVTGLGAITPLGNTVAAYWDGLSRGVSGAGPITRFDASKFKTRFACEVKGYNADNFFERKEGRKLDLFSQFAVVAADQAIAEAGLADGAVNKDRVGVIWGSGIGGLRTFQEECVAFAKGDGTPRFNPFFIPKMIADIASGHISMKHGFRGPNFVTVSACASSSNSIIDAFNYIRLGYADVIVTGGSEAAVTEAGIGGFNALKALSERNDAAETASRPYDKDRDGFVLGEGAGALILEDLEHAKARGAKIYAEVLGGGMSADAYHLTAPDPEGNGVMLVLNMALRDAGITPADVDYINTHGTSTPLGDGAEVKAIQKVFGDAIYDLNISSTKSMTGHLLGGAGAIEAVASILAMEHSLVPPTINHFTDDPELDPRLNFTFNQAQQREVNIVLSNTFGFGGHNTSVVFGKLRD; translated from the coding sequence ATGGCGCTACGGAGAGTTGTTGTTACTGGTCTCGGAGCCATTACCCCCCTTGGCAACACGGTTGCCGCGTACTGGGACGGTTTGTCGCGCGGCGTTAGTGGGGCCGGCCCCATCACGCGCTTCGACGCCAGCAAGTTCAAAACCCGCTTTGCCTGCGAAGTGAAGGGCTACAACGCCGACAATTTCTTCGAACGCAAGGAAGGCCGCAAGCTGGATTTGTTTTCGCAGTTTGCCGTGGTAGCCGCCGACCAGGCCATTGCCGAAGCCGGCTTGGCCGATGGGGCCGTAAACAAAGACCGCGTGGGCGTTATCTGGGGTTCGGGCATTGGCGGCCTGCGCACCTTCCAGGAGGAGTGCGTGGCCTTTGCCAAAGGCGACGGCACCCCGCGCTTCAACCCGTTCTTCATCCCGAAAATGATTGCCGACATCGCGTCGGGACATATTTCGATGAAGCACGGTTTCCGCGGCCCCAACTTCGTTACGGTATCGGCCTGCGCCTCGTCGTCGAACTCCATCATCGATGCCTTCAACTACATCCGCCTCGGCTATGCCGACGTGATTGTGACCGGTGGCTCCGAAGCCGCCGTAACGGAAGCCGGTATCGGTGGTTTCAACGCCCTCAAGGCGTTGTCGGAGCGCAACGATGCCGCCGAAACGGCCTCGCGCCCCTACGATAAGGATCGGGACGGTTTTGTGCTGGGCGAAGGCGCCGGCGCCCTCATCCTGGAGGATCTGGAGCACGCCAAAGCGCGCGGTGCTAAAATTTACGCCGAGGTGCTCGGTGGCGGCATGTCGGCCGATGCGTACCACCTCACCGCGCCCGACCCCGAGGGCAACGGTGTGATGCTGGTGCTGAATATGGCCCTGCGCGACGCCGGCATTACCCCCGCCGACGTGGACTACATCAACACCCACGGCACCAGCACGCCCCTGGGCGACGGCGCCGAGGTGAAGGCCATTCAGAAAGTATTCGGCGACGCCATTTACGACCTGAACATTTCGTCGACGAAGAGCATGACGGGCCACCTGCTGGGTGGCGCCGGAGCCATCGAGGCCGTGGCCAGCATTCTGGCCATGGAGCACAGCCTGGTGCCGCCTACCATCAACCACTTTACCGACGACCCGGAGCTGGATCCGCGCCTGAACTTTACCTTCAACCAAGCCCAGCAGCGCGAGGTGAACATTGTCCTCAGCAATACGTTCGGGTTTGGCGGGCACAACACCTCGGTGGTGTTCGGCAAGCTTCGCGACTAG
- a CDS encoding acyl carrier protein — protein sequence MSEIAEKVKSIIVDKLGVEPSEVTPEASFTNDLGADSLDTVELIMEFEKEFNVSIPDDQAENIGTVGQAIAYLEEHAK from the coding sequence ATGTCTGAAATCGCAGAAAAAGTAAAAAGCATTATCGTTGACAAGCTGGGCGTAGAGCCGTCGGAAGTTACCCCGGAGGCCAGCTTCACCAACGACCTCGGCGCTGACTCGCTGGACACGGTTGAGCTTATCATGGAATTCGAAAAAGAATTCAACGTAAGCATCCCCGACGATCAGGCTGAGAACATCGGCACCGTGGGCCAGGCTATTGCTTACCTCGAAGAACACGCCAAATAA
- a CDS encoding IPExxxVDY family protein — MKTLTLDCDYDCDFDLFGVVSSSRDHKLAWTLNQALRLRLVKQQDLILDLLTRGRLVISNYLHATETATLRLLRNRSLDPSPLQKHFLAPDIKEYDYLIQVQNGTGALDPDALLERLAALPAVQYVCRFDPNNLKFKENLLF, encoded by the coding sequence ATGAAAACCCTTACCCTCGACTGCGACTACGATTGCGACTTCGACCTGTTCGGCGTGGTGTCGTCGAGCCGGGACCATAAGCTGGCCTGGACGCTCAACCAGGCCCTGCGCCTGCGTTTGGTGAAGCAACAAGACCTGATTCTGGACCTGCTCACCCGTGGGCGCCTGGTTATCAGCAACTACCTGCACGCCACCGAAACGGCTACCCTGCGCCTGCTGCGCAACCGCTCCCTCGACCCCTCGCCGCTGCAAAAACACTTTCTGGCGCCCGACATCAAGGAGTACGACTACCTGATACAGGTACAAAACGGCACCGGCGCCCTCGACCCCGACGCTTTGCTCGAGCGTTTGGCTGCCTTGCCGGCGGTGCAGTACGTGTGCCGCTTCGACCCGAATAACCTCAAGTTCAAAGAAAACTTGCTCTTTTAG
- the pyk gene encoding pyruvate kinase, whose translation MENRPGFNKTKIVATVGPASNTYDKLGMLIREGVDVFRLNFSHGKHEEHLAVINLVRRLNKDLRTHVGLLQDLQGPKIRLGDVEGGSFEIKAGEQITLVCGEKEISRPGRISTIYLGLARDVKPGDMILIDDGKLELRVLTTDREKEVLCEVIYGGTVKPRKGINLPDSNVSAPSMTEKDIEDLKFGLENDVDWIALSFARRAEDIRFIKQIIAESGKQARVVAKIETPEALRNIDEIIALTDAVMVARGDLGVEIKAEEVPMAQKMIIQKCNRAGKPVIVATQMMESMIVNPRPTRAETNDVANAVLDGADAVMLSAETAVGAYPAEVIRSMGGTIRSAEEHPGLYHREFAAGDPLAAPDTYYTNSVLAAACSLARATGAQAIVGMTHKGYTAYQLSKYRPQANIFVFTDNRAILTQLSLAWGVRGFYYDRFVSTDTTIADIKYVLMTTGHIAKGDVFISTASMPINEKGKANMIKLSTV comes from the coding sequence ATGGAAAATCGTCCTGGTTTTAACAAGACCAAAATTGTGGCCACCGTCGGACCGGCCTCTAACACCTACGACAAACTGGGCATGCTCATCCGCGAGGGCGTGGATGTGTTTCGCCTGAACTTTTCGCACGGCAAGCACGAAGAGCACCTGGCCGTAATCAACCTGGTGCGTCGCCTCAACAAGGATTTGCGCACGCACGTGGGCTTGTTGCAAGATTTGCAGGGTCCGAAAATCCGCCTGGGCGACGTGGAGGGCGGCTCGTTTGAAATAAAGGCCGGCGAGCAGATTACGCTGGTGTGCGGCGAAAAGGAAATTAGCCGCCCGGGCCGCATCAGCACGATTTACCTAGGGCTGGCGCGCGACGTGAAGCCCGGTGACATGATCCTGATCGACGATGGCAAGTTGGAGTTGCGCGTGCTCACGACCGACCGCGAAAAGGAAGTGCTCTGCGAGGTAATCTACGGCGGCACCGTAAAACCGCGCAAAGGCATCAACCTGCCCGACTCAAACGTATCGGCCCCGTCGATGACCGAGAAGGACATCGAAGACCTGAAGTTTGGCCTCGAAAACGACGTCGACTGGATTGCGCTTTCGTTTGCCCGCCGCGCCGAAGACATCCGCTTCATCAAGCAGATCATCGCTGAGAGCGGCAAGCAGGCGCGCGTAGTGGCCAAAATCGAGACGCCCGAGGCCCTGCGCAACATCGACGAAATTATTGCCCTAACCGACGCCGTAATGGTGGCCCGCGGCGACCTAGGCGTGGAAATTAAGGCCGAGGAGGTGCCGATGGCGCAGAAGATGATCATCCAGAAATGCAACCGCGCCGGCAAGCCCGTGATTGTGGCCACGCAGATGATGGAGAGCATGATCGTGAACCCGCGCCCCACCCGCGCCGAAACCAACGACGTGGCCAACGCCGTGCTCGACGGCGCCGACGCCGTAATGCTGTCGGCCGAAACCGCCGTGGGCGCTTACCCGGCCGAGGTGATCCGCTCGATGGGAGGCACCATCCGGAGCGCCGAAGAGCACCCCGGCCTGTACCACCGCGAGTTTGCCGCCGGCGACCCTCTTGCTGCCCCCGATACCTACTACACCAACAGCGTACTAGCAGCGGCCTGCAGCCTGGCCCGCGCCACCGGTGCGCAGGCCATTGTAGGCATGACGCACAAGGGCTACACGGCGTATCAACTCTCGAAGTACCGCCCGCAAGCCAACATCTTCGTGTTCACCGACAACCGCGCCATCCTCACGCAGCTGAGCCTGGCCTGGGGCGTGCGCGGCTTTTACTACGACCGTTTTGTGAGCACCGACACCACCATTGCCGACATCAAGTACGTGCTAATGACCACCGGCCACATCGCCAAAGGCGACGTGTTTATCAGCACCGCCTCGATGCCCATCAACGAGAAAGGCAAAGCCAACATGATTAAGCTGAGCACCGTGTAA
- the rpsT gene encoding 30S ribosomal protein S20: MANHKSALKRIRSNEAKRVLNRYQAKSTRTAVKKLRATTDASEAQELLKKVSSMLDRLAKKNIIHKNKAANNKSSLAKYVNKLAA; this comes from the coding sequence ATGGCAAATCATAAGTCGGCTCTGAAGCGCATCCGCTCGAACGAAGCCAAGCGCGTGTTGAACCGTTACCAGGCCAAATCGACCCGCACGGCCGTTAAGAAGCTGCGTGCTACCACCGACGCTTCGGAAGCCCAAGAGCTCCTGAAGAAAGTATCGTCGATGCTGGATCGTCTGGCCAAGAAGAACATCATCCACAAGAACAAGGCGGCTAACAACAAGTCGAGCCTGGCTAAGTACGTAAATAAGCTGGCTGCCTAA
- a CDS encoding MFS transporter — protein MRFLTRTIWLLSLVSLLADLASEMLYPIMPLYLRSIGFSVVLIGALEGLAEATAGLSKGYFGQWSDRVGRRLPFVRLGYGLSALSKPMLAWLAAPWWIFVARTTDRLGKGLRTGARDALLSDEAAAHRTGAVFGFHRALDTLGAVLGPVVALWWLAAHPGQYRTLFLLAFVPGVLSVGATLLVRERPQEPSGQPVRPFWAAFGYWHRAPQQYRQVVGVYIFYNVVYAAAAFPMGLLADKVGPRRMLVAGLLLFAAAYGGIGYARGGWLVGGLFGLYGLYAAATEGVSKAWVSGLCTPTDKGAALGTFAGLSSLAALGASALTGLLWQQFGSRAAFGTSAAVAVVVAILLALLPAAAQKSPGLPEHTGA, from the coding sequence GTGCGTTTTCTGACCCGAACCATCTGGCTTCTGTCGCTGGTGAGCTTGTTGGCCGACTTGGCCAGCGAAATGCTATACCCAATTATGCCGCTGTACCTGCGCAGCATTGGTTTTTCGGTAGTGCTGATTGGGGCGCTGGAGGGCTTGGCCGAGGCCACGGCCGGGCTAAGCAAAGGCTATTTCGGGCAGTGGTCGGATCGGGTGGGGCGGCGCCTGCCGTTTGTGCGGTTGGGCTACGGCCTGAGCGCCCTCTCCAAACCTATGTTGGCGTGGTTGGCGGCGCCGTGGTGGATTTTTGTGGCCCGCACCACCGACCGCCTGGGCAAGGGTTTGCGCACCGGCGCCCGCGATGCGCTGCTTTCCGACGAAGCGGCGGCTCACCGTACCGGCGCCGTGTTCGGGTTTCACCGCGCTCTGGATACGCTCGGGGCGGTGCTGGGGCCCGTGGTAGCGTTGTGGTGGTTGGCTGCGCACCCCGGCCAATACCGCACGCTGTTTCTGCTGGCTTTTGTGCCCGGGGTATTGTCGGTGGGGGCTACGCTGCTGGTGCGGGAGCGGCCACAGGAGCCCTCGGGGCAACCGGTGCGCCCGTTTTGGGCCGCGTTTGGGTACTGGCACCGTGCGCCGCAGCAGTACCGGCAGGTGGTGGGCGTATATATTTTCTACAACGTGGTGTACGCCGCGGCAGCCTTCCCGATGGGTTTATTGGCCGACAAGGTGGGCCCGCGCCGCATGTTGGTGGCGGGCTTGCTGCTGTTTGCGGCGGCGTACGGCGGCATTGGGTACGCACGCGGGGGGTGGCTGGTCGGCGGCTTGTTCGGGCTTTATGGGCTCTACGCCGCAGCCACCGAGGGCGTCAGCAAAGCCTGGGTTAGCGGGCTTTGTACCCCCACCGACAAGGGCGCCGCCCTAGGTACTTTTGCCGGCCTAAGCAGTTTGGCAGCGCTCGGGGCCAGTGCCCTCACGGGATTGTTGTGGCAGCAGTTCGGCTCGCGGGCAGCTTTTGGCACCTCAGCGGCCGTGGCGGTGGTAGTAGCGATTCTGCTGGCGCTGCTGCCTGCTGCGGCACAAAAAAGCCCCGGCCTGCCAGAGCATACCGGGGCATAG
- a CDS encoding DUF4142 domain-containing protein, which produces MKTTSFFLVAVAVVLGSACSSSTSTTGTTGSSTSGSTVTNDASSGMTSGSSTSPGTSGSGSMNTSSVGTSSSVSGTGVSSGSMNVSGSTASSAPVGGTGAADINAFAATFASMDDPTFLMTAASSNMLEIQLGQMATQQSANADVKKYGQMMKDHHTKATQELKTVATPLNVTLPTALMPVHQALADKVAGKTGKAFDEAYMDAMETAHRLDIAMFEAKSKQASTPSVKALAMKTLPMLNSHQKMADEVEKKVD; this is translated from the coding sequence ATGAAAACAACGTCCTTTTTTCTGGTAGCGGTGGCCGTGGTGCTTGGCAGCGCATGCAGCAGTTCGACTTCTACTACGGGCACCACCGGCTCGAGCACCTCGGGCAGCACGGTTACCAACGACGCCAGCAGCGGCATGACTTCGGGTAGCTCAACCAGCCCCGGCACGTCGGGTTCGGGCTCCATGAACACCTCGTCGGTAGGCACCAGCAGCAGCGTATCGGGCACCGGCGTTAGCTCGGGCTCCATGAACGTAAGCGGCAGCACGGCCAGCTCGGCTCCCGTGGGCGGTACCGGCGCTGCCGATATCAATGCCTTTGCGGCCACCTTCGCCAGCATGGACGACCCCACGTTTCTGATGACGGCTGCCAGCAGCAACATGCTCGAAATTCAGCTTGGCCAAATGGCCACGCAGCAATCGGCAAACGCCGACGTGAAAAAGTACGGGCAGATGATGAAAGACCACCACACCAAAGCCACGCAGGAGCTGAAAACAGTAGCAACTCCGCTGAACGTGACTTTGCCCACCGCCCTGATGCCCGTGCACCAAGCCTTGGCCGATAAAGTAGCGGGCAAAACCGGCAAGGCTTTCGACGAAGCCTACATGGACGCCATGGAAACGGCCCACCGCCTCGATATTGCCATGTTCGAAGCCAAATCCAAGCAAGCCAGCACGCCCTCGGTAAAAGCTTTGGCCATGAAAACGTTGCCCATGCTGAACTCGCACCAAAAAATGGCCGACGAGGTAGAGAAGAAAGTTGACTGA